In one Bacteroidota bacterium genomic region, the following are encoded:
- a CDS encoding NAD(P)-dependent oxidoreductase, whose translation MTTPLTPDTARIAVLGLGAMGSRMAVRLLSHSEENAGWHVTVWNRSAERAAPLEALGATAAATPREAAASADLVIGMVSDDVASRVLWLADDTGAVHGLRAGAVAITSSTLTPAWTRELGAAVAARGAHFLDAPVVGTRPHAENGMLTFLVGGEAAALDGVRPVLDVLGGGVHHIGPIGAGMTMKLAVNMLFAAQVATLADTVRLFQTSDLAVDAALDTLGALPVMSPIMELMRPLMLRDAFPPNFPVALVEKDLRYFAEAAGGEVPTTEAIRAVYAAAIAQGFGEDDISGIGQAR comes from the coding sequence ATGACTACGCCCCTCACTCCCGACACTGCTCGCATCGCCGTCCTCGGCCTCGGCGCGATGGGCAGCCGCATGGCCGTCCGTCTCCTCTCTCACTCAGAAGAGAACGCCGGGTGGCACGTCACCGTCTGGAACCGTAGCGCCGAGCGCGCGGCTCCGCTCGAAGCGCTGGGCGCGACCGCCGCCGCGACGCCTCGTGAAGCGGCGGCGTCCGCCGATCTTGTCATCGGCATGGTTTCAGACGATGTCGCCTCGCGCGTGCTTTGGCTCGCCGACGACACGGGTGCGGTGCACGGGCTGCGCGCCGGCGCAGTCGCGATCACGTCGAGCACGCTCACGCCTGCGTGGACGCGCGAACTGGGCGCGGCCGTCGCCGCGAGGGGCGCTCACTTCCTCGACGCTCCCGTTGTGGGTACGCGCCCGCATGCGGAGAACGGTATGCTGACGTTCCTCGTTGGCGGCGAGGCGGCGGCACTCGATGGGGTCCGTCCCGTCCTCGACGTGCTCGGTGGCGGCGTGCACCACATCGGGCCGATCGGTGCAGGTATGACGATGAAGCTTGCCGTCAACATGCTCTTTGCGGCGCAGGTGGCCACGCTCGCCGACACCGTGCGGCTCTTCCAGACGAGCGACCTCGCCGTGGATGCCGCGCTCGACACGCTCGGTGCGCTGCCGGTCATGAGCCCCATCATGGAGTTGATGCGCCCGCTGATGCTGCGCGATGCCTTCCCGCCCAACTTCCCGGTCGCGCTCGTCGAGAAGGACCTGCGCTACTTCGCTGAGGCTGCCGGTGGCGAAGTGCCGACAACCGAGGCGATCCGCGCGGTCTACGCCGCGGCCATCGCCCAAGGTTTTGGCGAGGACGACATCTCCGGCATCGGACAAGCGCGCTAG
- the nusB gene encoding transcription antitermination factor NusB: protein MSTRREARERTLQALYARELSDDAPEHVLRTVVEPHLDEKAQRFAEKLFLRTLDHAEAAEQLIDRYVENWEVERLALVDRLLLRLAIGEFLGFPDIPPKVSINEALDIAKRYSTPRSAHFLNGVLDAVLKELVETNRLKKSGRGLVGMPTFTSS from the coding sequence ATGAGCACCCGCCGCGAAGCCCGCGAGCGTACGCTGCAAGCCCTCTACGCGCGCGAACTCAGCGACGACGCCCCGGAGCATGTCCTCCGCACGGTCGTGGAGCCGCACCTTGACGAGAAGGCACAGCGTTTCGCCGAGAAGCTGTTCCTCCGCACGCTCGACCACGCCGAGGCCGCTGAGCAACTCATCGATCGCTACGTCGAGAACTGGGAGGTCGAGCGCCTTGCCTTGGTGGACCGGCTGCTCCTCCGGCTCGCCATCGGTGAGTTCCTGGGCTTCCCGGACATCCCGCCCAAGGTGTCGATCAACGAGGCGCTCGACATCGCCAAGCGCTACAGCACGCCGCGCAGCGCGCACTTCCTCAACGGCGTCCTCGATGCGGTCCTCAAAGAACTCGTTGAGACGAATCGTCTCAAGAAGTCTGGGCGCGGCCTCGTCGGTATGCCCACGTTCACGTCGTCCTAG
- a CDS encoding glycosyltransferase family 2 protein translates to MQPDVSVVVPVYNEAESLPELATQIRAALDGAGYSFEVWLIDDGSTDGSWEEIEALHEVDARFAGVRFRKNNGKSAALAVGFERAAGRYVCTLDADLQDNPAELPTMLKRLEGGADLVSGWKQKRHDPITKTIPSRFFNGVTRLVSGIKLHDFNCGLKAYRAEVVKAVRVYGELHRYIPLLAKWEGYTRIEEQVVAHRKRKYGRTKFGLERFVRGFLDLMTVAFLTRFMRRPMHFFGGLGTLAFVGGFLISLYLTLQKLQGEALTGRPLLLLGVMLILLGSQLFLAGLLGEMMIRPRMERTDSYDVRTALEPTVLLSPPRRTAEAVEAG, encoded by the coding sequence ATGCAGCCTGACGTCTCCGTCGTCGTCCCGGTCTACAACGAGGCCGAGAGCCTGCCCGAACTCGCCACGCAGATCCGCGCGGCGCTCGACGGGGCGGGCTACAGCTTCGAGGTCTGGCTCATCGACGATGGCTCCACGGACGGCTCATGGGAAGAGATCGAGGCGCTCCACGAAGTCGATGCGCGGTTCGCGGGGGTGCGCTTCCGCAAGAACAACGGCAAGAGCGCAGCGCTGGCGGTCGGCTTCGAGCGGGCCGCCGGGCGCTACGTCTGCACGCTTGACGCCGACCTTCAGGACAACCCCGCCGAGCTGCCCACGATGCTGAAGCGCCTGGAGGGCGGGGCCGACCTCGTCTCGGGCTGGAAGCAGAAGCGCCACGACCCGATCACGAAAACGATCCCAAGCCGCTTCTTCAACGGCGTCACCCGCCTCGTAAGCGGGATCAAGCTGCACGATTTCAACTGCGGGCTGAAAGCCTACCGCGCCGAGGTCGTGAAGGCGGTCCGCGTCTACGGCGAGCTCCATCGCTACATCCCGCTCCTGGCGAAGTGGGAAGGTTACACCCGCATCGAGGAACAGGTGGTGGCGCACCGCAAGCGGAAGTACGGCCGCACCAAGTTTGGCCTGGAGCGCTTTGTGCGCGGCTTCCTCGACCTGATGACGGTCGCCTTCCTGACGCGCTTCATGCGCCGCCCGATGCACTTCTTCGGCGGCCTCGGCACGCTCGCCTTCGTTGGAGGCTTTCTTATTAGCCTCTACCTCACCCTCCAAAAGCTCCAAGGCGAAGCCCTCACCGGGCGTCCGCTGCTTCTGCTCGGCGTGATGCTGATCCTGCTCGGGTCGCAGCTCTTCCTGGCGGGCCTGCTCGGCGAGATGATGATCCGCCCTCGCATGGAGCGCACCGACAGCTACGACGTGCGCACGGCGCTGGAACCGACGGTGCTGCTGTCGCCACCTCGCCGGACTGCAGAGGCTGTCGAGGCAGGTTAA
- a CDS encoding thiol-disulfide oxidoreductase DCC family protein: MSTRNDLVTHDAGAVLDPATLAEHPVILFDGVCNLCNASVNFVMDRDRARVFRMAALQSDVGQALLARHGYTGATPATTAPDSIALVENGQLYFRSAAALRIAARLGGGWPLLQGFLAVPAPLRDLVYDWIARNRYRWFGKQDTCRLPTPDERARFLDYQVAG; the protein is encoded by the coding sequence ATGTCCACTCGCAACGATCTCGTCACACACGACGCGGGAGCCGTGCTCGACCCCGCGACGCTCGCCGAACACCCCGTCATCCTCTTCGACGGTGTCTGCAACCTGTGCAACGCATCGGTCAACTTCGTGATGGACCGCGACCGTGCCCGTGTCTTTCGCATGGCGGCGCTGCAGTCGGACGTGGGGCAAGCGCTGTTGGCACGGCACGGCTACACCGGCGCGACGCCCGCGACCACCGCGCCGGACAGCATCGCGCTCGTCGAGAACGGCCAGCTCTATTTCCGCTCCGCGGCGGCGCTCCGTATCGCCGCACGCCTCGGTGGGGGATGGCCGCTCCTGCAGGGGTTTCTTGCCGTGCCGGCGCCGCTGCGCGACCTCGTCTATGACTGGATCGCGCGCAACCGCTACCGTTGGTTTGGCAAGCAGGACACGTGCCGCCTCCCCACGCCCGACGAGCGCGCCCGTTTCCTCGACTACCAGGTGGCAGGCTGA
- a CDS encoding Crp/Fnr family transcriptional regulator produces MTTATEGIALERMRAALADWVALSEAQFATLASIFEERQAAKGDRLLQPGDRRHEILFVVDGLLRFYYGGEDGAESNKAFVAEDTFAGALASARLDLPVLYGIEALEPTSYLAADCAAFTALYEADPVFDRLGRCFAELLLVRKERRTRSFLQHDARARYDAFRAAHPDLVQRVPQYHIASYLGVSEVHLSRLRRGAGRTEGAGNGERS; encoded by the coding sequence ATGACCACGGCTACGGAGGGCATCGCCCTCGAACGGATGCGCGCGGCCCTCGCCGATTGGGTGGCACTGTCGGAGGCGCAGTTCGCCACGCTCGCTTCGATTTTCGAGGAGCGACAGGCGGCGAAGGGTGACCGGCTGCTCCAGCCTGGCGATAGGCGTCACGAGATTCTGTTCGTCGTGGACGGGCTGCTGCGCTTCTACTATGGCGGCGAGGACGGGGCCGAGTCGAACAAGGCGTTCGTCGCCGAGGACACGTTTGCGGGCGCGCTCGCCTCGGCCCGGCTCGACCTGCCGGTGCTCTACGGCATCGAGGCGCTGGAACCGACGAGCTACCTCGCGGCCGACTGCGCGGCGTTCACGGCGCTCTACGAAGCCGATCCCGTGTTCGACCGGCTGGGGCGATGCTTCGCCGAGTTGCTGCTCGTCCGCAAGGAGCGCCGGACGCGGAGCTTCCTCCAGCACGATGCACGGGCGCGCTACGACGCCTTCCGCGCGGCGCATCCGGACCTGGTCCAGCGCGTGCCGCAGTACCACATCGCGTCGTACCTCGGCGTCTCCGAGGTGCACCTCTCGCGGCTACGCCGAGGTGCTGGTAGAACAGAAGGCGCAGGCAACGGAGAGCGTTCTTAG
- a CDS encoding DNA internalization-related competence protein ComEC/Rec2, translated as MPSSLPPPSFCWTARPMLTAALLFGSGIGVGALSNTTPDGWLTLAVLLWATAMGLVLVPRRRLVTLRPLALTGLTLGLILTAGAARHAAWDQLPSHDVTHVAAWSDSSRAAVTLWGSVAEAPVEARSGTRLWLDIDSAATEGSGTFVTGQVQVLLRQPRYGGGPVVYPTLTSGDYLEVTSQLRSLPTKRNPADFDYGAYLRRQGVHATLALYDAQALAVLRSEASVLQSVTALAQHRVRAFIAAHVHTPDAQALLYALLLADRSALDPETQDAFRQTGLMHLLAVSGLHVLLVGLALFHLLKPLLLRVGLQWRTMECARALVTLIVLGGYVLLTGAPTSVVRAFVMATLFIAGGVLQRQTDALNTLGLAAVVLLVVRPAALFDVGFQLSFSAVAGLVLLTPLAERWTPARWWQPSRWRWILQSTNATIAATLATAPVLAYHFGAVPLAGLVLNLVAIHLTAAVLLAGLLTVATAGWAGALATAYGGAAEVGTALLLGTAEAGNDWLGGWTFTGFVRDPWLVSAGTVALLALAAWPRPRWRWRAAVLSMMLVTVALGRPVFTDTHPRMDVVFFDVGQGDATLVVTPRGHTVLIDAGVRDDFADQGTWTILPHLQRYGIDRLDALVITHAHADHYGGAQALLDALPVGTIYTNGLDSDADLWHDLLAAAQTHGVPVRTPAGGTTLDLDPGVRMQWLHASAESFSDANEASLALRVVHGETSWLFTGDGEAEAEAYLVARYGSFLASDVVQVGHHGSRTSSTRAFVEHAVTERTRAVVSVGQRNRYRLPHAEVIERWEHAGATVAQTADLGAVWLRSDGMTIDEVAWR; from the coding sequence ATGCCTTCGTCGCTCCCCCCTCCATCGTTTTGCTGGACCGCTCGTCCGATGCTGACGGCGGCGTTGCTCTTCGGCAGCGGCATCGGCGTGGGCGCCTTATCCAACACGACGCCAGACGGATGGCTCACCCTTGCTGTGCTGCTGTGGGCTACCGCGATGGGGCTTGTCCTCGTTCCGCGCCGACGGCTCGTGACGCTGCGACCCCTCGCGCTTACTGGGCTAACATTGGGCCTCATCCTCACCGCGGGAGCAGCACGGCACGCTGCGTGGGATCAGCTTCCCAGCCACGACGTCACGCACGTCGCCGCCTGGAGCGACTCGTCGCGCGCGGCCGTCACGCTGTGGGGCAGCGTTGCCGAGGCACCAGTCGAGGCGCGCTCCGGCACACGGCTATGGCTCGACATCGACTCAGCCGCGACGGAGGGCTCAGGCACGTTCGTCACAGGGCAGGTGCAGGTATTGCTCCGCCAACCGCGCTACGGGGGCGGGCCCGTTGTCTACCCCACGCTCACCTCCGGCGACTACCTCGAAGTCACGAGCCAGCTTCGCTCGCTCCCCACGAAGCGCAACCCCGCTGACTTCGACTACGGCGCCTACCTCCGTCGCCAAGGCGTCCACGCGACGCTGGCGCTCTACGATGCCCAGGCGCTCGCCGTCCTGAGGAGCGAGGCGAGTGTGCTCCAGAGCGTCACGGCCTTGGCTCAGCACCGCGTCCGAGCGTTCATCGCCGCGCACGTGCACACACCCGACGCGCAGGCGCTGCTCTACGCGCTCCTCCTCGCCGACCGTAGCGCGCTCGACCCGGAGACGCAGGACGCGTTTCGGCAGACGGGTCTGATGCACCTCCTTGCCGTGTCGGGCCTGCACGTGCTGCTCGTCGGGCTGGCGCTGTTTCACCTCCTCAAGCCGCTACTGCTGCGCGTCGGACTGCAGTGGCGGACGATGGAGTGCGCCCGCGCGCTCGTCACACTTATCGTGCTGGGCGGCTACGTCCTCTTGACCGGCGCGCCCACGTCGGTTGTTCGTGCGTTCGTGATGGCAACGCTCTTCATCGCGGGTGGGGTGCTCCAGCGGCAGACAGACGCGCTCAACACGCTCGGGCTCGCTGCCGTCGTACTGCTCGTCGTGCGTCCAGCCGCGCTGTTCGACGTAGGCTTCCAGCTCTCGTTCTCAGCGGTGGCGGGCCTCGTGTTGCTCACGCCGCTGGCTGAGCGCTGGACGCCAGCACGGTGGTGGCAGCCGTCGCGGTGGCGATGGATACTCCAGAGCACCAACGCGACCATCGCCGCCACGCTAGCTACAGCTCCGGTGTTGGCCTACCACTTCGGCGCCGTGCCGCTTGCGGGGCTCGTGCTCAACCTCGTAGCCATCCACCTGACGGCGGCGGTCCTGCTTGCTGGGTTGCTCACGGTGGCCACGGCGGGGTGGGCAGGCGCACTCGCGACTGCATATGGCGGGGCCGCGGAGGTGGGTACGGCGCTGCTGCTCGGCACAGCCGAGGCAGGCAACGACTGGCTCGGTGGCTGGACGTTCACAGGCTTTGTGCGCGACCCTTGGCTGGTCTCAGCAGGCACCGTGGCACTTCTTGCTCTTGCTGCCTGGCCGCGTCCCCGGTGGCGCTGGCGGGCCGCTGTACTCAGCATGATGCTGGTTACCGTCGCGCTGGGCCGGCCCGTGTTCACCGACACCCATCCACGCATGGACGTGGTGTTCTTCGATGTGGGGCAGGGCGATGCAACGCTTGTGGTGACGCCGCGCGGCCACACGGTGCTGATCGACGCTGGCGTGCGGGACGACTTCGCCGACCAGGGCACCTGGACGATCCTTCCCCACCTCCAACGCTACGGGATCGACCGCCTCGACGCGCTCGTCATCACCCACGCGCATGCCGACCACTACGGCGGGGCTCAGGCGCTCCTCGACGCGCTGCCCGTAGGCACCATCTACACGAATGGCCTCGACAGCGACGCTGACCTCTGGCACGACCTGCTCGCCGCAGCTCAAACGCACGGTGTGCCCGTCCGTACGCCCGCCGGCGGCACGACGCTCGACCTCGACCCGGGCGTGCGGATGCAGTGGCTTCATGCATCCGCGGAGTCCTTCTCTGATGCCAACGAGGCGTCGCTCGCGCTACGCGTTGTCCACGGCGAGACCTCGTGGCTCTTCACCGGTGATGGTGAGGCGGAGGCCGAAGCCTACCTCGTCGCGCGCTACGGGTCGTTCTTGGCGAGCGATGTCGTGCAAGTAGGCCATCACGGTTCGCGGACGAGCTCGACTCGCGCGTTTGTCGAGCACGCGGTGACAGAACGCACCCGCGCCGTCGTGAGCGTGGGGCAACGCAATCGCTACCGGCTTCCGCACGCCGAGGTCATCGAGCGGTGGGAGCACGCTGGAGCCACCGTCGCTCAGACGGCCGACCTCGGCGCCGTGTGGCTGCGCTCCGACGGCATGACCATTGACGAGGTCGCGTGGCGGTGA
- the chrA gene encoding chromate efflux transporter has product MSTPPPTSAPPDAPLGARLGELARVFFKLGVIGFGGPAAHIAMMEDEVVERRRWLSRQHFLDLIGATNLIPGPNSTEMTMHVGYARAGWVGLAVAGTSFIVPAALSTGLLAWAYVKYGTLPAVEPFLVGIKPAVLAVILGALWRLGKKAVKGWMLAVLAALVSVLLVAGLSEIAALVLGGVAGMLGLVALRRRSTTGDPPKDNDPDDSDKAKASIKRGWLALLPIPAGLVQATAAAAGAVPLWKLGLFFLKVGAVLYGSGYVLIAFLEGDLVNDYGWLTQQQLLDAVAIGQFTPGPVLTTATFIGYVLGGVPGAVVATVGIFLPAFVFAGLLHPVVPKLRTSPWTAAFLDAINAAAVALMAVVTVQLGLDVLTGWVPVAIFAGAAVLALRYKVNAAWLVLGGALAGWLGATLGL; this is encoded by the coding sequence ATGTCTACGCCGCCCCCGACCTCTGCACCTCCTGACGCCCCGCTCGGTGCCCGGCTGGGCGAACTGGCGCGGGTGTTCTTCAAGCTCGGCGTGATCGGCTTCGGCGGCCCGGCGGCACACATCGCCATGATGGAAGACGAGGTCGTCGAGCGGCGGCGGTGGCTCTCACGCCAGCACTTCCTCGACCTCATCGGCGCGACCAACCTCATCCCCGGCCCCAACTCGACCGAGATGACGATGCACGTCGGCTATGCGCGGGCGGGCTGGGTCGGCCTCGCCGTGGCAGGCACCTCGTTCATCGTCCCGGCGGCGCTTTCGACAGGGCTGCTCGCGTGGGCGTACGTGAAGTACGGCACCCTGCCCGCGGTGGAGCCATTTCTCGTGGGCATCAAGCCTGCCGTGCTCGCGGTGATCCTCGGTGCGCTGTGGCGGCTCGGCAAGAAGGCAGTTAAGGGTTGGATGCTCGCCGTCCTCGCGGCCCTCGTATCGGTGTTGCTCGTGGCCGGGCTGTCCGAGATCGCGGCCCTCGTCCTTGGCGGCGTGGCCGGGATGCTCGGCCTCGTCGCTCTCCGTCGGCGTTCGACGACCGGGGACCCACCTAAAGACAACGACCCCGATGACTCCGACAAGGCGAAAGCTTCCATCAAGCGTGGATGGCTTGCGCTGCTGCCAATCCCGGCAGGCCTGGTGCAAGCGACCGCGGCGGCGGCCGGGGCGGTCCCGCTTTGGAAGCTCGGGCTCTTCTTCCTGAAGGTCGGCGCGGTGCTCTATGGCAGCGGCTACGTCCTGATCGCGTTCCTCGAAGGCGACCTCGTGAACGACTACGGCTGGCTCACGCAGCAGCAACTCCTCGACGCCGTCGCCATCGGGCAGTTCACGCCCGGCCCGGTGCTCACGACGGCCACCTTCATCGGCTACGTCCTCGGCGGCGTGCCGGGCGCGGTCGTGGCGACGGTTGGCATCTTCCTCCCCGCGTTCGTCTTCGCCGGGCTCCTCCATCCCGTTGTCCCGAAGCTGCGTACATCGCCGTGGACGGCCGCCTTCCTCGACGCGATCAACGCGGCGGCGGTGGCGCTTATGGCGGTCGTTACCGTGCAGCTCGGTCTCGACGTGCTCACGGGCTGGGTGCCCGTTGCCATTTTCGCCGGGGCCGCCGTGCTGGCGCTGCGCTACAAGGTCAACGCGGCATGGCTCGTCCTGGGCGGCGCCCTCGCCGGGTGGCTCGGCGCGACGCTGGGCCTGTGA
- a CDS encoding universal stress protein, which produces MVRRVLVALDPDNDTPVAIRYAADIVRPCDGIVTGLALVAKDAIAGATVGSGIGSMYYAQKRRDELSAQTLKHAEELLNEFGATCQQDGVRFEKAHVAVGVPHEQITEHLKYHDLLVAGDESHFYYADPEKRTHALAKIAERGAGAVLIVEKDHRPTERVIVAFDGENTAARTLQKFAQLAPFGTGVTVELVHVLGDDADDVRLAARYDLERAAAYLDTYGFGDVVVTLKLGGNVQKVLLKYATESGADLIVAGAYSRSGIGRLFFGSTAQGLIEQSDVPLFMYH; this is translated from the coding sequence ATGGTTCGCCGCGTCCTCGTCGCCCTCGATCCTGACAACGACACGCCTGTTGCCATCCGGTACGCCGCTGACATCGTGCGGCCGTGTGACGGCATCGTGACCGGCCTCGCACTCGTGGCGAAGGACGCCATTGCCGGCGCGACTGTTGGCAGCGGTATTGGCTCGATGTACTACGCGCAGAAGCGCCGGGACGAACTCTCCGCACAGACGCTCAAACACGCCGAGGAACTGCTGAACGAGTTCGGAGCTACCTGCCAGCAGGATGGAGTCCGGTTCGAGAAGGCACACGTGGCTGTCGGGGTGCCTCATGAGCAGATCACGGAGCACCTCAAGTACCACGACCTCCTCGTGGCAGGCGACGAGTCGCACTTCTACTATGCCGATCCCGAGAAGCGCACGCACGCACTGGCGAAGATCGCCGAGCGAGGTGCCGGTGCCGTGCTGATCGTGGAGAAGGACCACCGTCCCACCGAGCGCGTCATCGTGGCCTTCGATGGTGAGAACACGGCGGCACGGACGCTCCAGAAGTTTGCCCAACTCGCCCCCTTTGGCACCGGGGTGACCGTCGAACTCGTGCACGTCCTCGGCGACGACGCTGACGATGTCAGGTTGGCGGCCCGCTACGACCTCGAACGCGCCGCGGCCTACCTCGACACCTACGGATTTGGCGATGTAGTGGTAACGCTGAAGCTGGGAGGCAACGTGCAGAAGGTTCTGCTCAAATACGCCACCGAGTCGGGCGCCGACCTCATCGTGGCTGGGGCATACTCCCGGTCGGGCATCGGCCGCCTCTTCTTTGGGTCGACGGCTCAAGGGTTGATCGAACAGAGCGACGTGCCGCTGTTCATGTACCACTGA
- a CDS encoding metallophosphoesterase family protein produces the protein MTHLAIGDVHGCLRTLDALLDRLAPPSDVPLVFVGDYIDRGPNSRGVIDRLLRLEQEHPCVFLRGNHDQMMLDFVADADLELWRINGGLSTLANYMERDRLRIPDAHVDFMQRTALYHETNAFVFVHAGLRPDLSIADNLRFGTAETFLWERSHLNADLSGWNKTVVCGHTPVSTPINQPKLIDIDTGCVYHHRPGYGILTAVQLPERVFVQVPFQE, from the coding sequence ATGACCCACCTCGCCATCGGCGATGTGCATGGGTGCCTGCGTACCCTCGACGCGCTTCTCGACCGGCTCGCGCCGCCGTCGGACGTGCCGCTCGTGTTCGTCGGCGACTACATCGACCGAGGCCCGAACTCGCGGGGCGTGATCGATCGGCTGCTGCGCCTCGAACAGGAGCACCCCTGCGTCTTCCTGCGCGGCAACCACGACCAGATGATGCTGGACTTCGTGGCCGACGCCGACCTCGAACTGTGGCGCATCAACGGCGGCCTCTCGACGCTCGCCAACTACATGGAGCGCGACCGCCTTCGCATCCCCGACGCGCACGTCGACTTTATGCAGCGAACGGCGCTCTACCACGAGACCAACGCCTTCGTCTTTGTCCACGCGGGCCTTCGCCCCGACCTGAGCATTGCCGACAACCTCCGCTTTGGCACGGCGGAGACGTTCCTCTGGGAGCGCAGTCACCTCAACGCCGACCTGAGCGGCTGGAACAAGACCGTCGTCTGCGGTCACACACCGGTGTCGACGCCAATCAATCAGCCCAAGCTCATCGACATCGACACGGGCTGTGTCTACCACCATCGCCCTGGCTACGGCATCCTGACGGCCGTACAACTACCGGAGCGGGTGTTTGTGCAGGTGCCTTTTCAGGAATAG
- a CDS encoding DinB family protein yields the protein MTDLARLFTYDSDANQRLLDALREAEVGDAPRLVFAHLVTAKQVWHARLNATPWTGPIWPDLDWDACAALITANRAAFAVYFSEFSEDFDGFVVYHNSRGQRFETSRRDILTHLLLHSSYHRGQLARALREAELDAPNTDFITFVRQGF from the coding sequence ATGACGGACCTCGCCCGGCTCTTCACCTACGATTCCGACGCCAACCAACGTCTCCTCGATGCGCTCCGCGAGGCCGAGGTCGGTGACGCACCGCGCCTCGTCTTTGCGCACCTCGTCACGGCGAAGCAGGTCTGGCACGCGCGTCTGAACGCGACGCCCTGGACCGGCCCCATCTGGCCGGACCTCGACTGGGATGCCTGCGCCGCTCTCATCACGGCCAACCGAGCAGCCTTCGCTGTCTACTTCAGCGAGTTCAGCGAAGACTTCGATGGCTTTGTGGTCTACCACAACAGCCGAGGGCAACGCTTCGAAACGTCGCGCCGCGACATCCTGACACACCTGCTGCTCCACAGCAGCTACCACCGCGGCCAACTCGCCCGTGCGCTCCGCGAGGCTGAACTCGATGCACCCAATACGGACTTCATCACGTTCGTCCGGCAAGGGTTTTAG
- a CDS encoding glycosyltransferase, translating into MPDRPLHVALVGPAPPYRGGIAHFLESTARRLRARGHIVEVVTFTRQYPELLFPGKTQYAEDGGVSDEPGAVQVLDSIGPVSWWRTARHLRSWQPDVVVFMQWMPFFAPAFGTVARQVRKDDARVLAVVHNALPHEPRPGDHALMRYFLKATDGLVVLSDSVRADLARLGVDEAQTPVRQVRHPVYDHFGDPLPKTEARQRLSLPAAAPVLLFFGFVRAYKGLDVLLDAMPTVLERVPEARLVVAGEFYEDEAVYRERAAPLGDAVRFDADYIPDADVATYFSAADVVVQPYRSATQSGVAQIAFHFARPVVTTDVGGLAETVPDGEAGLVVPPEDPAALAAALVRFFDDGLAEPLAEGVRRERARYSWDHLLDALEDLAGP; encoded by the coding sequence GTGCCTGATCGTCCGCTTCACGTAGCCCTCGTCGGTCCAGCCCCGCCGTATCGCGGTGGGATCGCACATTTCCTCGAATCGACGGCGCGACGGCTGCGCGCGCGCGGCCACATCGTCGAGGTCGTCACGTTCACGCGGCAGTACCCGGAACTGCTCTTTCCCGGCAAAACACAGTATGCCGAAGATGGGGGCGTGAGCGACGAGCCGGGCGCGGTGCAGGTGCTCGATAGCATCGGGCCGGTGTCGTGGTGGCGAACAGCGCGGCATCTGCGTTCGTGGCAGCCGGACGTGGTCGTGTTCATGCAGTGGATGCCGTTCTTTGCGCCCGCATTCGGGACGGTCGCGCGGCAGGTGCGCAAGGATGACGCACGGGTGCTGGCGGTCGTCCACAACGCGCTGCCGCACGAGCCGCGCCCCGGCGACCATGCGCTGATGCGCTATTTCCTGAAGGCCACCGACGGCCTCGTCGTGCTCTCCGACAGCGTCCGCGCCGACCTCGCGCGCCTGGGCGTCGACGAGGCGCAGACACCCGTACGGCAGGTCCGGCACCCCGTCTACGACCACTTCGGCGACCCGCTACCCAAGACCGAGGCACGCCAGCGCCTCAGCCTGCCCGCCGCCGCGCCGGTGCTGCTCTTCTTCGGCTTCGTGCGTGCCTACAAAGGTCTCGACGTGCTGCTCGACGCGATGCCTACCGTGCTGGAGCGTGTGCCCGAAGCGCGGCTCGTCGTCGCGGGCGAGTTCTACGAGGACGAGGCCGTCTACCGCGAGCGCGCAGCCCCGTTGGGAGACGCCGTGCGCTTTGATGCGGACTACATCCCCGACGCGGACGTGGCGACGTATTTCTCCGCCGCCGACGTGGTTGTGCAGCCCTACCGCTCGGCCACGCAGAGCGGCGTCGCGCAGATCGCGTTTCACTTTGCGCGGCCCGTCGTCACGACCGATGTGGGTGGCCTTGCCGAGACAGTCCCCGACGGCGAAGCGGGGCTCGTCGTGCCGCCCGAAGACCCCGCTGCGCTGGCCGCGGCCCTCGTGCGTTTCTTCGACGACGGCCTCGCCGAGCCCCTAGCCGAGGGCGTCCGTCGTGAGCGCGCACGCTATTCGTGGGACCACCTCCTCGACGCGCTCGAAGACCTGGCCGGACCGTGA